A genomic segment from Streptomyces sp. NBC_00237 encodes:
- a CDS encoding collagenase — protein MPRRILLAATLSTALVVPVIQSAQAAPLPSATNAFSDAARQPQPRAAQADVNPFDEVERLATAPKSESAIPAPQAITKEGRIPGAQTKALPAAERSSAQRSLRAAGVPCTLDGITRLGPEQFADFLADPAVTADGCMRDLIWTWDARLAPVMSDAHVQAVARRISSLAPNHDGKNTTHLYEMFTYLHAVAYHDFSRDEIDTTDTPTVETVRRAINDFGTAARTFDVTKTNANTLREALYAAGPGLRHSQLGLIRKVLATMDQYHNTQYADPAWGGAALAALSTNYLGVYPGNKDTAFHTVVKENAAYRESFKKFAGYTHLKGTPNEWVVRDALSEYGRFGQIDGLKDSIVADLGPLLATTKQNFGDGSAPWAKVASWLNTYEACKPYGVCKEDIEKRIFPYTYTYDNGAIKVRTGLDRATVDQLYYASKQVKAQFHRVIGSTEPIAGDTNTTLNTVLYASRADYENYHPLLTGMATNNGGVYIEKGATFYTYQRRVPQDSQLTLEELFRHEYVHYLNGRFAVHGSFGQGPWYQNDRTTAMDEGTGEFFDGATREDGIAVRKSLVKSIIADTSRGGPRMTVNQLLHATYNGDGFRFYPYAGTFFEYLWRDHPGKLQEMYKHLRANDVAAYDAWRKQQGSDVNLQRGYDAFLDQQIAIVDQLFVPNTQYTPNGSLKFASAADVKAAFKTATYIDPAACKDDGGKELGRFTCTGRITANLSNSADPSKVFKDVSETVDYYLLDRSKPAANNFGDMNCSFGKVDVWSTGQAGTTDFVCEGPLRR, from the coding sequence ATGCCGCGCAGGATTCTGCTGGCCGCCACTCTCTCGACCGCCCTCGTCGTACCGGTCATCCAGTCGGCCCAGGCCGCGCCCCTTCCCTCCGCGACGAACGCCTTCTCCGACGCCGCCCGACAGCCGCAGCCCCGTGCGGCCCAGGCCGACGTCAACCCCTTCGACGAGGTCGAACGGCTCGCGACCGCACCGAAGTCGGAGAGCGCCATTCCGGCGCCCCAGGCCATCACCAAGGAAGGCCGGATACCGGGTGCCCAGACCAAGGCGCTCCCGGCCGCCGAGAGATCCTCGGCCCAGAGATCCCTGAGAGCGGCGGGCGTCCCCTGCACCCTCGACGGCATCACGCGCCTCGGCCCCGAGCAGTTCGCGGACTTCCTCGCCGACCCGGCCGTCACCGCCGACGGCTGTATGCGCGACCTGATCTGGACCTGGGACGCCCGCCTCGCGCCGGTCATGTCCGACGCCCACGTGCAGGCCGTCGCCCGGCGCATATCGAGCCTCGCCCCGAACCACGACGGCAAGAACACCACCCACCTGTACGAGATGTTCACGTACCTGCACGCGGTGGCCTACCACGACTTCTCGCGCGACGAGATCGACACCACCGACACCCCGACCGTGGAGACCGTGCGCCGCGCGATCAACGACTTCGGCACGGCGGCCCGCACCTTCGACGTCACCAAGACCAACGCCAACACCCTGCGCGAGGCGCTCTACGCCGCAGGACCCGGCCTGCGCCATTCCCAACTGGGCCTGATCCGCAAGGTCCTGGCCACCATGGACCAGTACCACAACACCCAGTACGCGGACCCGGCCTGGGGCGGCGCCGCACTGGCCGCGCTGTCGACGAACTACCTCGGCGTCTACCCCGGCAACAAGGACACGGCCTTCCACACGGTCGTCAAGGAGAACGCCGCGTACCGCGAGTCGTTCAAGAAGTTCGCCGGTTACACCCACCTCAAGGGCACGCCCAACGAGTGGGTGGTGCGCGACGCGCTCAGCGAGTACGGCCGGTTCGGCCAGATCGACGGGCTCAAGGACTCCATCGTCGCCGACCTCGGCCCCCTCCTCGCCACCACCAAGCAGAACTTCGGCGACGGCAGCGCGCCCTGGGCCAAGGTCGCCAGCTGGCTCAACACGTACGAAGCGTGCAAGCCGTACGGGGTGTGCAAGGAGGACATCGAGAAGAGGATCTTCCCGTACACCTACACCTACGACAACGGCGCCATCAAGGTCCGCACCGGCCTCGACCGCGCCACCGTCGACCAGCTCTACTACGCGTCCAAGCAGGTCAAGGCCCAGTTCCACCGGGTGATCGGCAGCACCGAGCCGATCGCGGGCGACACCAACACCACCCTCAACACCGTCCTGTACGCATCCCGCGCGGACTACGAGAACTACCACCCGCTGCTCACCGGCATGGCCACCAACAACGGCGGCGTCTACATCGAGAAGGGCGCCACCTTCTACACCTACCAGCGCCGCGTCCCCCAGGACTCCCAGCTGACCCTCGAAGAGCTCTTCCGCCACGAGTACGTCCACTACCTCAACGGCCGCTTCGCCGTGCACGGCTCCTTCGGTCAAGGTCCCTGGTACCAGAACGACCGCACCACCGCCATGGACGAGGGCACCGGCGAGTTCTTCGACGGCGCCACCCGCGAGGACGGCATCGCCGTACGCAAGTCGCTGGTCAAGAGCATCATCGCCGACACCTCGCGCGGCGGCCCGCGCATGACGGTCAATCAGCTCCTGCACGCCACCTACAACGGCGACGGCTTCCGCTTCTACCCGTACGCCGGGACCTTCTTCGAGTACCTGTGGCGCGACCACCCGGGCAAGCTCCAGGAGATGTACAAGCACCTGCGCGCCAACGACGTCGCGGCCTACGACGCCTGGCGCAAGCAGCAGGGCTCCGACGTCAACCTCCAGCGCGGCTACGACGCCTTCCTCGACCAGCAGATCGCCATCGTCGACCAGCTCTTCGTGCCCAACACCCAGTACACGCCCAACGGTTCGCTGAAGTTCGCCTCCGCCGCCGACGTCAAGGCCGCCTTCAAGACCGCCACCTACATCGACCCCGCCGCCTGCAAGGACGACGGCGGCAAGGAACTCGGCCGCTTCACCTGCACCGGCCGGATCACCGCCAACCTGAGCAACTCCGCTGATC
- a CDS encoding aminopeptidase P family protein, with product MTSHPSSKPAQTEQLRTVSHDLPVSPALDAYMGERWAASPLPAPDARVPGFEHFAGRRERLAARFPGEQLVIPAGELKVRSNDCDYRFRPYSAYVWLTGLTTEDQPGHALVIQPDGEAVLYVRPRSPRGDGRGEFYRDRRYGEFWVGRRPDLAEAAQLTGIRCAHLDDLVVGAGARVAGVDPELTVSLSELRLVKDAWEVGQIQLAVDHTVSGFEDVVRSLPTALAHPRGERWIEGVFNLRARADGNGPGYDTIAASGAHACVLHWIRNDGALDRDKLLLLDAGVEADSLYTSDITRTLPLSGRFSPVQRQVYDLVLAAQNAGIAALKPGASFRDFHRACSAVLAEGLHEWGVLRVSPEESLRAESGLHRRYSLCSSGHMMGLDLHDCAQARASQYLDGVLEEGQVLTVEPGLYLQPDDETLPQELRGIGVRIEDDLVITTDGARLMSSALPREADAVEEWMGSLLG from the coding sequence GTGACCTCGCACCCCAGCTCGAAGCCCGCGCAGACCGAGCAACTCCGCACCGTAAGCCACGATTTGCCGGTTTCGCCCGCGCTGGATGCGTACATGGGTGAGCGGTGGGCGGCCTCGCCGCTGCCCGCCCCCGACGCACGCGTACCGGGTTTCGAGCACTTCGCGGGTCGCAGGGAGCGGCTGGCCGCTCGCTTCCCCGGCGAGCAACTGGTGATTCCGGCGGGTGAGTTGAAGGTCCGGTCGAACGACTGCGACTACCGCTTCCGGCCGTACAGCGCGTACGTCTGGCTGACCGGGCTGACGACCGAGGACCAGCCGGGGCACGCACTGGTGATCCAGCCGGACGGGGAAGCCGTGCTGTACGTACGGCCGCGCTCGCCGCGCGGGGACGGGCGCGGGGAGTTCTACCGGGACCGCAGGTACGGCGAGTTCTGGGTGGGGCGGCGGCCGGACCTGGCGGAGGCGGCGCAACTGACGGGGATCAGGTGTGCGCACCTCGACGACCTGGTGGTGGGGGCCGGGGCGAGGGTGGCGGGTGTCGATCCCGAACTCACCGTCTCCCTGAGCGAGTTGAGGCTCGTGAAGGACGCGTGGGAGGTGGGACAGATCCAGCTGGCGGTGGACCACACCGTGAGCGGGTTCGAGGACGTCGTACGGTCACTGCCGACGGCCCTGGCGCATCCGCGCGGGGAGCGGTGGATCGAAGGAGTCTTCAATCTCCGGGCGCGGGCGGACGGCAACGGGCCCGGGTACGACACGATCGCGGCGTCCGGCGCGCACGCGTGCGTGCTGCACTGGATACGCAACGACGGGGCCCTCGACCGGGACAAGCTGCTGCTGCTGGACGCGGGAGTCGAGGCGGACAGCCTCTACACCTCCGACATCACGCGGACGCTCCCGCTCTCGGGGCGCTTCTCGCCGGTGCAGCGGCAGGTGTACGACCTGGTGCTGGCCGCGCAGAACGCGGGCATCGCGGCGCTGAAGCCGGGGGCGAGCTTCCGGGACTTCCACCGGGCGTGCTCGGCGGTGCTGGCGGAGGGGCTGCACGAATGGGGTGTGCTGAGGGTGTCGCCGGAGGAGTCGCTGCGGGCGGAGAGCGGGCTGCACCGGCGGTACTCGTTGTGCAGCTCGGGGCACATGATGGGGCTGGACCTGCATGACTGCGCGCAGGCGAGGGCTTCGCAGTACCTGGACGGAGTGCTGGAGGAGGGGCAGGTGCTGACCGTGGAGCCGGGGCTCTACCTTCAGCCGGACGACGAGACGCTGCCGCAGGAGCTGCGGGGCATTGGTGTCCGGATCGAGGACGATCTGGTCATCACGACTGACGGGGCGCGGCTGATGTCCTCTGCGTTGCCGCGCGAGGCGGATGCGGTTGAGGAGTGGATGGGATCGTTGCTCGGCTGA
- a CDS encoding VOC family protein: MEWTLEVVMVPVADIDRAKGFYADKCGFKVDIDMQISETTRVVQLTPAGSRCSIVLTEGMAPPSQWATPAEPGSLQGLQLCVVDIEAGREELAGRGVDISPVLHLGEKGWEEGKGDTWNSWAYFRDPDGNGWVIQEAPAPLSER, translated from the coding sequence ATGGAATGGACCCTCGAAGTCGTCATGGTGCCGGTGGCGGACATCGACCGGGCGAAGGGCTTCTACGCGGACAAGTGCGGATTCAAGGTCGACATCGACATGCAGATCAGTGAGACGACCCGGGTCGTGCAGCTGACACCGGCGGGCTCGCGCTGCTCGATCGTACTGACGGAGGGCATGGCCCCGCCGTCGCAATGGGCCACTCCGGCGGAGCCCGGGTCGCTCCAGGGACTACAGCTGTGCGTCGTGGACATCGAGGCGGGGCGCGAGGAGCTGGCGGGGAGGGGGGTCGACATCAGCCCCGTGCTGCACCTGGGGGAGAAGGGCTGGGAGGAAGGCAAGGGCGACACCTGGAATTCCTGGGCCTACTTCCGCGACCCCGACGGCAACGGCTGGGTCATCCAGGAAGCCCCCGCCCCCCTCTCGGAGAGGTAG
- a CDS encoding GntR family transcriptional regulator, whose amino-acid sequence MGELKQQRHLITAQERLRDQVANALRAALIAGELRPGSVYSAPGLAADFGVSATPVREAMLDLAREGLVEPVRNKGFRITEVSERDLDQYTEIRALIEVPVVGRITRTATREELEALRPVALEIVASARKHDLIGYLEADRRFHLTLLGLAGNERLVETVGDLRKRSRLYGLTRLDERNELLPSAEEHLELLDLMLTGDAEAAEACMERHLGHVRSLWAQGRDEPVEPRQPAARKLGAR is encoded by the coding sequence ATGGGTGAACTCAAGCAGCAGCGCCACCTGATCACCGCACAGGAACGACTTCGCGACCAGGTCGCGAACGCCCTGCGCGCGGCGCTGATCGCGGGCGAACTCAGGCCGGGCTCCGTCTACTCGGCGCCCGGCCTCGCCGCCGACTTCGGCGTCTCCGCGACGCCCGTGCGCGAGGCGATGCTCGACCTGGCGCGTGAGGGCCTGGTGGAGCCCGTGCGGAACAAGGGGTTCCGGATCACCGAGGTGAGCGAGCGCGACCTCGACCAGTACACCGAGATCCGTGCCCTCATCGAGGTGCCTGTGGTCGGTCGGATCACCAGGACCGCCACCCGCGAGGAACTGGAGGCGTTGCGTCCGGTCGCGCTGGAGATCGTGGCGTCGGCCCGCAAGCACGACCTGATCGGCTATCTGGAGGCCGACCGCCGCTTCCACCTGACACTGCTGGGCCTCGCGGGCAACGAGCGACTGGTGGAGACGGTGGGAGACCTGCGCAAGCGTTCCCGCCTGTACGGCCTGACCCGGCTCGACGAGCGCAACGAGCTGCTGCCGTCGGCGGAGGAACACCTGGAACTCCTGGACCTGATGCTGACCGGAGACGCCGAGGCCGCGGAGGCGTGCATGGAGAGGCACCTGGGGCACGTGAGGTCGCTGTGGGCGCAGGGCAGGGACGAACCGGTGGAGCCGAGGCAGCCGGCGGCGCGGAAGCTGGGCGCGCGATAG
- a CDS encoding aldehyde dehydrogenase codes for MTSTIASTRVVSHNPANPADQVADVPSTGTWRTVEATDRARDAHRSWYASGAAARSQALGAAAYAIEQAGAELADLAVREVGKPLAEARGEVARTVAILRYFAQLPYDATGSVHETASGPGLLLTRRRPYGVAGLITPWNFPFAIPVWKAAPALAAGNAVVLKPAPEATACAIRLTELLQQALPEGVFTLIPGGAPEGNALTSAADVISFTGSTVTGGAVVRNATARGIPVQAEMGGLNAALVLPDADPQRAAAHIAAAIAGYAGQKCTATSRVIAVGAALAPLRDALADALRAIPAADPSDPATVCGPVISEAARRKVLDASSDVALLAGGKPAHDEGWYVAPTLVEQVPSGHQLLREEIFGPVAVLLHATDLDQAVRMANAVPHGLVTSVHTRDLDTALHGLDALDTGMIRINAPSSGVDFHLPFGGTKSSSHGPREQGRSALDFYTSTRTYSLHRATDRAT; via the coding sequence GTGACGAGCACCATCGCCTCCACCCGCGTCGTCTCCCACAACCCGGCGAACCCCGCCGACCAGGTCGCCGACGTCCCCAGCACCGGTACCTGGCGCACTGTCGAGGCCACCGACCGCGCCCGCGACGCCCACCGGTCCTGGTACGCGTCCGGTGCCGCCGCCCGTTCCCAGGCGCTTGGCGCCGCCGCGTACGCCATCGAGCAGGCGGGCGCCGAGCTGGCGGACCTCGCCGTACGAGAGGTGGGCAAGCCCCTCGCCGAAGCGCGCGGCGAGGTCGCGCGCACGGTCGCCATCCTCCGCTACTTTGCCCAACTCCCTTACGACGCAACGGGATCGGTACACGAGACGGCCTCTGGACCCGGCCTCCTGCTCACCCGCCGCAGGCCGTACGGCGTCGCGGGGCTCATCACCCCGTGGAACTTCCCCTTCGCCATCCCCGTCTGGAAGGCCGCACCGGCCCTCGCGGCGGGCAACGCTGTTGTCCTCAAGCCCGCACCCGAGGCCACCGCCTGCGCGATCCGCCTCACCGAGCTCCTGCAACAGGCCCTCCCCGAAGGGGTGTTCACCCTCATTCCCGGAGGTGCGCCCGAAGGCAACGCGCTCACCTCCGCCGCCGACGTGATCTCCTTCACCGGTTCCACCGTCACCGGGGGCGCCGTCGTCCGCAACGCCACCGCACGCGGCATCCCCGTCCAGGCCGAGATGGGCGGCCTCAACGCCGCACTCGTCCTCCCCGACGCCGACCCGCAGCGGGCCGCCGCGCACATCGCTGCCGCCATCGCCGGATACGCGGGCCAGAAATGCACCGCCACCAGCCGCGTCATCGCCGTGGGCGCGGCACTGGCCCCCCTCCGGGACGCCCTCGCGGACGCGCTCCGCGCGATCCCGGCCGCTGACCCCTCGGACCCCGCCACCGTGTGTGGTCCGGTGATCTCGGAGGCCGCGCGCCGCAAGGTGCTGGACGCCTCCAGCGACGTGGCCCTGCTCGCGGGAGGCAAGCCCGCACACGACGAAGGATGGTACGTGGCGCCCACCCTCGTCGAGCAAGTGCCGTCCGGGCACCAGCTGTTGAGGGAAGAGATCTTCGGCCCCGTCGCCGTCCTGCTGCACGCGACCGACCTCGACCAAGCGGTACGAATGGCCAACGCCGTGCCGCACGGGCTCGTCACCTCCGTGCACACGCGGGACCTCGACACCGCCCTGCACGGGCTCGACGCGCTCGACACGGGCATGATCCGTATCAATGCGCCATCGTCCGGTGTCGACTTCCACCTCCCCTTCGGCGGAACCAAGTCCTCCAGCCACGGCCCGCGTGAACAGGGCCGTAGTGCACTGGACTTCTACACCTCGACACGCACCTACTCGCTCCACCGGGCCACCGACCGCGCAACGTGA
- a CDS encoding proline racemase family protein — protein sequence MRTRHVFHAVDSHTEGMPTRVITGGVGTIPGATMAERRLYFAEHRDAVRTLLMYEPRGHASMSGAILQPPTRPDADYGVLFIEVSGYLPMCGHGTIGVATVLVETGMVEVREPVTTVRLDTPAGLVSVDVQVKDGAATGVTLTNVPAFSVALDRKIEVPELGTVTYDMAYGGNFYAFVPLDSVGPDGIPFDRARKDDILAAGLALMAAVNADEEHRPVHPEDDRIAGLKHVYFAAPGSDATRSRHAMAIHPGWFDRSPCGTGTSARMAQLHARGELPVGQDFVNESFIGTEFTGRLVEETTVGGLPAVVPTVTGRAWITGTAQYFLDPTDPFPGGFLL from the coding sequence TTGCGCACCCGCCACGTCTTCCATGCCGTCGACTCCCACACCGAGGGCATGCCCACCCGCGTCATCACCGGCGGCGTCGGCACCATCCCCGGCGCCACCATGGCCGAGCGCCGCCTGTACTTCGCCGAGCACCGGGACGCCGTCCGCACGCTGCTCATGTACGAGCCGCGCGGCCACGCCTCCATGAGCGGGGCCATCCTCCAGCCGCCGACCCGCCCCGACGCCGACTACGGCGTTCTCTTCATCGAGGTTTCCGGGTACCTCCCGATGTGCGGCCACGGCACCATCGGCGTCGCCACCGTCCTCGTCGAGACCGGCATGGTCGAGGTCCGAGAGCCCGTCACCACCGTCCGGCTCGACACCCCGGCGGGCCTCGTCTCCGTCGACGTACAGGTGAAGGACGGAGCCGCCACCGGCGTCACCCTCACCAACGTCCCCGCCTTCAGCGTCGCCCTCGACCGCAAGATCGAGGTGCCCGAACTCGGTACGGTCACCTACGACATGGCGTACGGCGGCAACTTCTACGCCTTCGTGCCGCTCGACTCCGTGGGCCCCGACGGCATCCCGTTCGACCGTGCCCGCAAGGACGACATCCTCGCCGCCGGGCTCGCCCTGATGGCCGCCGTCAACGCCGACGAGGAGCACCGCCCGGTGCACCCCGAGGACGACCGCATCGCGGGCCTCAAGCACGTCTACTTCGCGGCCCCCGGCTCCGACGCCACCCGCTCCCGGCACGCGATGGCCATCCACCCCGGCTGGTTCGACCGCTCGCCCTGCGGCACCGGCACCTCCGCCCGGATGGCCCAGCTGCACGCCCGAGGCGAACTCCCCGTCGGCCAGGACTTCGTCAACGAGTCCTTCATCGGTACGGAGTTCACCGGCCGCCTCGTCGAGGAGACCACCGTCGGCGGCCTCCCCGCGGTCGTGCCCACGGTCACCGGACGCGCCTGGATCACCGGCACCGCACAGTACTTCCTCGACCCCACCGACCCGTTCCCCGGAGGGTTCCTCCTGTGA
- a CDS encoding dihydrodipicolinate synthase family protein, giving the protein MNATSTNPTTGTATTARTHPWRGIMVATTLPFHDDLTVDYDAYAAQVARLLEAGCDGVVPNGSLGEYQTLTDDERTQVVRTAVEVAGGDRVMPGVAAYGSAESLRWAEQAAEMGAGSVLLLPPNAFRADAGSVRAHYAEVARAGVPVVAYNNPFDTKVDLTPQLLADLHSDGSIVAVKEFSGDVRRAYEIAELAPELDLLIGADDVLLELALAGAVGWIAGYPNALPASSVALYRAAVAGDLDTALPLYRALHPLLRWDSKTEFVQSIKLSMDLAGERGGPTRPPRFPLPEEQASVVRAVTEKLLADGHR; this is encoded by the coding sequence ATGAACGCGACGAGCACGAACCCGACCACGGGCACCGCCACCACCGCCCGCACCCACCCCTGGCGCGGCATCATGGTCGCCACCACCCTCCCCTTCCACGACGACCTCACCGTCGACTACGACGCCTACGCCGCCCAGGTCGCCCGCCTCCTCGAAGCGGGCTGCGACGGCGTCGTCCCCAACGGCTCCCTCGGCGAGTACCAGACCCTCACCGACGACGAGCGTACCCAGGTCGTACGGACCGCCGTCGAGGTCGCTGGCGGCGACCGCGTCATGCCCGGCGTCGCCGCGTACGGCAGTGCCGAGTCGCTGCGCTGGGCCGAGCAGGCGGCCGAGATGGGCGCCGGATCGGTGCTTCTGCTCCCGCCCAACGCCTTCCGCGCCGACGCGGGTTCGGTGCGCGCCCACTACGCGGAGGTCGCCCGCGCCGGTGTCCCCGTCGTCGCGTACAACAACCCGTTCGACACCAAGGTCGACCTCACCCCGCAGCTCCTCGCCGACCTGCACTCCGACGGCAGCATCGTCGCCGTCAAGGAGTTCAGCGGCGACGTCCGCCGGGCCTACGAGATAGCGGAACTCGCCCCGGAACTCGACCTGTTGATCGGTGCGGACGACGTGCTGCTCGAACTCGCCCTCGCCGGGGCCGTCGGCTGGATCGCCGGATATCCCAACGCCCTCCCCGCCTCCTCGGTCGCCCTCTACCGGGCCGCCGTCGCCGGTGACCTCGACACCGCGCTGCCCCTCTACCGGGCCCTGCACCCGCTGCTGCGCTGGGACTCCAAGACGGAGTTCGTGCAGTCCATCAAGCTCTCCATGGACCTCGCGGGCGAGCGCGGCGGCCCCACCCGCCCGCCGCGCTTCCCGCTCCCCGAGGAGCAGGCGTCCGTCGTGCGCGCCGTCACCGAGAAGCTCCTCGCAGACGGTCACCGCTGA
- a CDS encoding NAD(P)/FAD-dependent oxidoreductase gives MPTSPSDDTAPDGTPYDLAVVGAGPAGLAAAVAAGRLGLRVALLDSAARTGGQFYRHPAPGLRARRPEALHHAWQAYRDRAQRLDALVAAGRVHHLAEHHVWAVTGEAGEWSVHAVLGPDGAQERRTVRAAALLLATGAYERQLPFPGWTLPGVVGAGGAQAMLKAGLVLPGRRIVVAGSGPLLLAVAGSLAAAGADVPTVVEASGYAGYARRPGALVANPGKLAEGAVHAAALLRHRVPVRTRSAVTEVHGKERVEAVTVSRLDRDWRPVPGTATRIPCDALAVGHGLVPQLEPATGIGCATRLTPDGTHALAVDDRQRTTVPGVWSAGETGGVGGAELALLEGELAALDIAGKGGKGREDRARRRDRLRRFADSMAVAHAPRPGWTGWLGDDTDVCRCEEVTAGQVREAVDGLGARDARTVKLLTRAGMGWCQGRMCGPAVACLAGDASDTAPRRPFACPVTLGQLAED, from the coding sequence GTGCCGACCTCGCCGTCTGACGACACCGCCCCCGATGGCACTCCGTACGACCTCGCCGTCGTCGGCGCGGGTCCCGCGGGCCTGGCCGCGGCGGTCGCCGCCGGCCGGCTCGGACTGCGCGTCGCCCTGCTGGACTCCGCCGCGCGCACGGGCGGCCAGTTCTACCGGCACCCCGCCCCCGGACTCCGCGCCCGGCGGCCCGAAGCCCTGCACCACGCCTGGCAGGCGTACCGCGACAGGGCGCAGAGGCTGGACGCCCTCGTCGCCGCCGGACGCGTCCACCACCTCGCCGAACACCACGTGTGGGCCGTCACCGGCGAGGCGGGGGAGTGGTCCGTGCACGCGGTCCTCGGTCCCGACGGCGCACAGGAGCGCCGTACCGTCCGCGCCGCCGCACTGCTCCTCGCCACCGGCGCGTACGAACGCCAACTTCCCTTTCCCGGCTGGACTTTGCCCGGTGTCGTCGGCGCGGGCGGCGCGCAGGCCATGCTCAAGGCCGGACTCGTCCTGCCCGGCCGACGCATCGTCGTCGCCGGGAGCGGCCCGCTGCTGCTCGCCGTCGCGGGGTCCCTCGCCGCCGCCGGGGCCGACGTGCCGACCGTCGTCGAAGCGAGCGGATACGCGGGATACGCCCGCCGCCCCGGGGCCCTCGTCGCCAATCCCGGCAAACTCGCCGAGGGCGCGGTGCACGCCGCCGCACTCCTCCGGCACCGCGTTCCCGTCAGAACACGCAGTGCCGTCACGGAAGTTCACGGGAAGGAGCGCGTCGAGGCCGTCACCGTCTCGCGCCTCGACCGCGACTGGCGGCCCGTTCCCGGCACCGCGACCCGCATCCCCTGCGACGCCCTCGCCGTCGGCCACGGCCTCGTCCCCCAGCTCGAACCCGCCACCGGAATCGGCTGTGCCACCCGCCTCACCCCCGACGGCACCCACGCCCTGGCCGTCGACGACCGGCAGCGCACCACCGTCCCCGGCGTCTGGTCCGCAGGAGAGACCGGAGGTGTCGGTGGAGCCGAACTCGCACTGCTGGAAGGCGAATTGGCCGCACTCGACATCGCCGGAAAGGGAGGGAAGGGGCGCGAGGACCGCGCCCGTCGCCGCGACCGGCTGCGGCGCTTCGCCGACTCCATGGCCGTCGCCCACGCCCCCCGTCCCGGCTGGACCGGCTGGCTGGGCGACGACACCGACGTCTGCCGCTGCGAGGAGGTCACCGCGGGCCAGGTGCGAGAAGCGGTCGACGGACTCGGGGCGCGCGACGCCCGTACCGTCAAGCTCCTCACCCGTGCCGGAATGGGCTGGTGCCAGGGCCGGATGTGCGGTCCCGCCGTCGCCTGCCTGGCGGGCGACGCGAGTGACACCGCCCCCCGCCGCCCGTTCGCCTGCCCCGTCACCCTCGGTCAGCTCGCTGAAGACTGA
- a CDS encoding (2Fe-2S)-binding protein produces the protein MPRTPLDLARATPDPPFEITLDGRPLPALPGQTLAAALWSAGILSWRTNRRDGRPRGAFCGIGSCYDCLATVNSRPNQRACLVPARPGDAVTTQEGTGRADLAV, from the coding sequence ATGCCCCGCACTCCCCTCGACCTCGCACGAGCCACCCCCGATCCGCCCTTCGAGATCACCCTCGACGGCCGCCCCCTCCCCGCCCTCCCCGGGCAGACCCTCGCCGCGGCGCTCTGGTCCGCCGGGATCCTCTCCTGGCGCACCAACCGGCGCGACGGGCGTCCCCGGGGGGCCTTCTGCGGGATCGGGTCCTGCTACGACTGCCTCGCCACCGTCAACTCCCGCCCCAATCAACGCGCTTGCCTCGTCCCGGCCCGGCCGGGCGACGCCGTCACCACCCAGGAAGGAACCGGGCGTGCCGACCTCGCCGTCTGA